A genomic region of Streptomyces sp. NBC_00247 contains the following coding sequences:
- a CDS encoding SUKH-4 family immunity protein produces the protein MVTFAQAQERADEWVNGDVPAYQHREVRVREFELGFVAWAEDRPEGPVSDGGRQRLVIARDSGEATLWPGLPVGEVIRRYEEEYGSPADAVPAPRPPARIDLNQTSFLLTPPEWLQEAADKLGIPDHRREPSDAVPDGSGGAGAVPAQASGEGAVNDAVNDAVPVAPAAPSAPPAPSVPFSAPSVATSHAQDSGATPWPARQQPEDHEPTASDGVPATGSPVAAAVPDGATPWAGTDTNRDSDDAAVPLPATVFAPPLSGADDEGAPAPVVSADAPTALMSGGAPGRRRVPGVPPGAEDIANAATSKAAVPPRGPRPGSVPPPPSAPGIPGARPGAVPPPSGPGAPGVPAAGYVPTQMAPAIGLGGAPGVPAPPGPPGPPGAPGVPGAPGVPQPPAPPGPPGPPGVPAPPGPPGARGDVHHAETVFAAPPVGAPVGPPGPPPGVPGVPGAPGPGAVPPPPPAYGYPQQPAQPPTVGPGYQAVLRYRAPDGSEQQLIRRSAPGTPHPEWQMLYELRGMNVPPQQVIELHTELESCELPGGYCARMIREMWPQVRITSVAPYGTDHASRQQGMRHLLTHQGELHQVADGPARPAPVRAPLPPVQPAPPVGPEGVAEELLQAFGPQGVLRFDERSVSRQGVPETVGRTLVWAGLPADFGPFFWAQPGQPVVPTLAELAAQRQVRPAPDAGAYLVMGTDFGRAICVQYGTANIVAVPVEAGPGGQSVLPQFVNTGLPEFVRSMALLGRMWRLRYGLNPEQAGRWTVDFQAQLAALDPAALASPESWWSVLLEQMWDGLI, from the coding sequence ATGGTGACGTTCGCACAGGCGCAGGAGCGGGCCGACGAGTGGGTCAACGGTGACGTGCCCGCCTACCAGCACCGGGAAGTCCGGGTCCGCGAGTTCGAACTGGGCTTCGTGGCGTGGGCGGAAGACCGCCCGGAGGGCCCCGTCTCGGACGGCGGCCGTCAGCGGCTGGTCATCGCCCGCGACAGCGGCGAGGCCACGCTGTGGCCGGGACTGCCGGTGGGCGAGGTGATACGGCGTTACGAGGAGGAGTACGGCTCCCCGGCGGACGCGGTGCCCGCGCCCCGGCCGCCCGCGCGCATCGACCTGAACCAGACGTCCTTCTTGCTGACGCCGCCGGAGTGGCTCCAGGAAGCGGCCGACAAGCTGGGCATTCCGGACCACAGGCGCGAGCCGTCCGACGCGGTTCCGGACGGCTCCGGCGGTGCCGGGGCGGTCCCCGCGCAGGCGAGCGGGGAGGGTGCGGTGAACGACGCGGTGAACGACGCGGTGCCGGTGGCGCCCGCCGCTCCTTCCGCTCCGCCCGCGCCGTCGGTGCCGTTCTCCGCGCCCTCCGTCGCGACCTCGCACGCGCAGGACTCCGGGGCGACGCCGTGGCCCGCCCGGCAGCAGCCTGAGGACCACGAGCCGACCGCCTCGGACGGGGTGCCCGCGACGGGCTCGCCGGTCGCCGCCGCCGTGCCGGACGGCGCCACGCCGTGGGCGGGTACGGACACCAACCGCGACTCGGACGACGCGGCGGTCCCGCTGCCCGCCACCGTGTTCGCGCCGCCGCTCTCGGGCGCCGACGACGAGGGCGCGCCCGCGCCGGTGGTTTCCGCCGACGCCCCGACCGCGCTGATGTCGGGCGGTGCGCCGGGGCGCAGGCGGGTGCCGGGCGTCCCTCCGGGGGCCGAGGACATCGCGAACGCCGCGACCAGCAAGGCCGCCGTCCCGCCGCGCGGCCCCCGCCCCGGTTCCGTACCGCCCCCGCCGAGCGCCCCGGGCATCCCGGGCGCGCGCCCCGGCGCGGTCCCGCCGCCCTCGGGTCCGGGCGCGCCCGGTGTGCCCGCCGCCGGTTACGTACCGACGCAGATGGCCCCCGCGATCGGCCTGGGCGGCGCTCCGGGGGTTCCCGCCCCGCCCGGTCCGCCCGGTCCGCCCGGCGCTCCTGGGGTGCCTGGTGCTCCGGGGGTGCCTCAGCCGCCTGCCCCGCCCGGTCCGCCCGGTCCGCCCGGGGTTCCGGCGCCTCCCGGTCCGCCCGGAGCGCGTGGCGACGTGCACCACGCCGAGACGGTGTTCGCCGCGCCCCCGGTCGGCGCCCCGGTCGGCCCGCCCGGCCCGCCGCCCGGCGTGCCCGGTGTGCCCGGGGCGCCTGGTCCCGGGGCCGTGCCTCCGCCGCCGCCCGCGTACGGCTATCCGCAGCAGCCCGCCCAGCCGCCGACCGTGGGCCCCGGCTACCAGGCGGTGCTGCGGTACCGCGCGCCCGACGGCAGCGAGCAGCAGCTCATCCGCCGTTCGGCGCCGGGCACCCCGCACCCGGAGTGGCAGATGCTCTACGAGTTGCGGGGCATGAACGTGCCGCCGCAGCAGGTCATCGAACTCCACACCGAGCTGGAGTCCTGCGAACTGCCCGGTGGCTACTGCGCGCGGATGATCCGCGAGATGTGGCCGCAGGTGCGGATCACCAGCGTCGCCCCGTACGGCACCGACCACGCGAGCCGTCAGCAGGGCATGCGGCACCTCCTCACCCATCAGGGTGAGCTGCACCAGGTGGCGGACGGCCCGGCGCGGCCCGCCCCGGTGCGGGCGCCGCTGCCGCCGGTGCAGCCCGCGCCGCCGGTCGGGCCGGAAGGGGTGGCCGAGGAGCTGCTCCAGGCGTTCGGCCCGCAGGGTGTGCTCCGGTTCGACGAGCGGTCCGTGTCCCGCCAGGGCGTACCGGAGACGGTGGGTCGGACCCTGGTCTGGGCGGGGCTGCCCGCCGATTTCGGGCCGTTCTTCTGGGCCCAGCCCGGTCAGCCGGTCGTCCCGACGCTTGCCGAGCTCGCCGCGCAGCGCCAGGTGCGGCCCGCGCCGGACGCGGGGGCGTACCTCGTGATGGGTACGGACTTCGGCCGGGCGATCTGCGTCCAGTACGGCACGGCGAACATCGTGGCCGTGCCGGTGGAGGCCGGCCCGGGCGGGCAGTCGGTGCTGCCGCAGTTCGTGAACACGGGGCTGCCGGAGTTCGTCCGGTCCATGGCCCTGCTCGGGCGGATGTGGCGGCTGCGGTACGGGCTGAACCCGGAGCAGGCCGGCCGCTGGACCGTCGATTTCCAGGCGCAGCTGGCCGCCCTGGACCCGGCGGCGCTGGCGTCGCCGGAGAGCTGGTGGTCGGTGCTGCTGGAACAGATGTGGGATGGCTTGATCTGA
- a CDS encoding HNH endonuclease — protein MTTGRLGQQAAPPNAAYAGQVVHFPDPVRASRHPRGVRIDANGHPDFSPYARAAAEIADPPEGFGVDELRLTDYVSANAALAATGHELWDTIPAVATPHGWTWHHVSGSRRMELVPVDVKALLRHHAGLSTTPVDHERRGTRPLQGTKPAHFRLPKGAVAVSETQILGAEEDLGYRLPGAYRSFLKAAGGSAPAGTALDPELGLLVDQPFFTVREEAAVNDLVYVNKCLRDHFTKDFLGIAFVQGGLLAVKVRGDGIGSVWFCAYDDARDRNEMTVQERSDRLMVQCGADFDAFLQRLAGSPQELDTVANLMVDGGFARAVPVEG, from the coding sequence ATGACGACAGGTCGGCTCGGGCAGCAAGCCGCGCCACCGAACGCGGCCTACGCCGGGCAGGTCGTGCACTTCCCGGACCCGGTCCGGGCGTCGCGCCACCCGAGGGGTGTTCGGATCGACGCGAACGGCCATCCGGACTTCTCCCCGTACGCGCGTGCGGCCGCCGAGATCGCCGATCCGCCTGAGGGTTTCGGCGTCGACGAACTCCGGCTCACGGACTACGTGTCGGCCAATGCCGCGCTGGCGGCGACCGGGCACGAGCTGTGGGACACGATCCCGGCGGTGGCGACCCCGCACGGCTGGACCTGGCACCACGTGTCGGGCAGCCGGCGGATGGAGCTCGTACCGGTCGACGTGAAGGCGTTGTTGCGCCACCACGCCGGACTGTCGACGACCCCGGTGGACCACGAGCGGCGCGGCACCCGGCCGTTGCAGGGCACCAAGCCCGCGCACTTCCGGCTGCCGAAGGGGGCCGTCGCGGTGTCCGAGACGCAGATCCTCGGCGCGGAGGAGGACTTGGGCTACCGGCTGCCGGGCGCGTACCGCTCGTTCCTGAAGGCGGCGGGCGGCTCGGCCCCGGCGGGTACCGCGCTCGATCCCGAGCTGGGGCTGCTGGTGGACCAGCCGTTCTTCACGGTGCGCGAGGAGGCGGCGGTCAACGACCTCGTCTACGTCAACAAGTGTCTGCGGGACCACTTCACCAAGGACTTCCTGGGCATCGCGTTCGTCCAGGGCGGCCTGCTGGCGGTGAAGGTGAGGGGCGACGGCATCGGTTCGGTCTGGTTCTGCGCGTACGACGACGCGCGCGACCGGAACGAGATGACGGTGCAGGAGCGGTCCGACCGGCTGATGGTGCAGTGCGGCGCGGACTTCGACGCGTTCCTCCAGCGGCTCGCGGGCAGCCCGCAGGAGCTGGACACGGTGGCGAACCTGATGGTGGACGGCGGCTTCGCGCGTGCCGTCCCGGTGGAGGGCTGA
- a CDS encoding YwqJ-related putative deaminase: MHDVQTVTSGDPRLSWSTTDSSRTPRLHHRRDGILPAVAAALSLRGETLTCTAGKGDQPPVLHHLVQDFLDTLPTSQRERFTGRCPEAILLSRQLTAAEGTRSKRAQRKPLTSGEARRALKHGRLTARHIREDGDPGHGSYAAPCRSCTVMLAHFGVRPVDLTANGAATTAEKG, translated from the coding sequence ATGCACGACGTACAGACAGTCACTTCCGGGGATCCGCGCCTCAGCTGGAGCACCACCGACTCCAGCCGCACCCCCCGGCTGCACCACCGACGCGACGGCATCCTGCCGGCCGTGGCCGCCGCGCTGTCCCTGCGCGGCGAGACGCTCACCTGCACCGCCGGCAAGGGGGACCAGCCACCCGTCCTGCACCACCTCGTGCAGGACTTCCTCGACACCCTGCCCACCAGCCAGCGCGAACGCTTCACGGGCCGCTGCCCCGAGGCGATACTCCTCTCCCGGCAGCTCACCGCCGCCGAGGGGACCCGGTCCAAGCGCGCCCAGCGCAAACCCCTCACCAGCGGTGAGGCCCGGCGCGCGCTCAAGCACGGCCGGCTCACCGCCCGCCACATCCGCGAGGACGGCGACCCCGGCCACGGAAGTTACGCGGCGCCCTGTCGCTCCTGCACGGTGATGCTCGCCCACTTCGGCGTACGCCCCGTCGACCTCACGGCCAACGGCGCGGCCACCACGGCCGAGAAGGGCTGA
- a CDS encoding SUKH-3 domain-containing protein yields MHDPNQHTSTRFTPVVEKALRTAGWEPGRWIIRQAEEWADALRAHTSPAGHEHAVFPAVVEAWAEFGNLHILAPGPGRQIAPASVRIDPLGGLHLARTLGDLGRALATEISPLGQESEGRAILAMDSEGRVYSIDHTGDWFLGADIDRALNTLLTGVQPTRLTSG; encoded by the coding sequence ATGCACGATCCGAACCAGCACACCTCCACCCGCTTCACCCCCGTCGTGGAGAAGGCCCTGCGCACGGCGGGCTGGGAGCCCGGCCGCTGGATCATCCGGCAGGCCGAGGAGTGGGCCGACGCCCTGCGCGCCCACACCTCACCGGCGGGACACGAGCACGCGGTGTTCCCTGCCGTGGTCGAGGCCTGGGCGGAGTTCGGCAACCTGCACATCCTCGCGCCCGGCCCCGGCCGGCAGATCGCCCCCGCCTCCGTGCGGATCGACCCGCTCGGCGGCCTCCACCTCGCCCGCACCCTCGGCGACCTCGGCCGCGCGCTGGCCACCGAGATCAGCCCGCTGGGACAGGAGAGCGAGGGGCGGGCGATCCTCGCCATGGACAGCGAGGGCCGCGTCTACAGCATCGACCACACCGGCGACTGGTTCCTCGGCGCGGACATCGACCGGGCCCTGAACACCCTGCTCACGGGGGTGCAGCCGACCCGGCTGACATCGGGCTGA
- a CDS encoding DUF6193 family natural product biosynthesis protein, with amino-acid sequence MTERLPVGAAPTDVSHPLYTYAAHYPDVVRAGSLRNALQAAADRARRGLWYGLTSSPGWRHVAAKVVADGREATVLLVGADERTFVVDCWARGIHMATGRTQDLAAVAGATGSWAGGVRVRELTEQWSFLSTWDLAEAHERGEAVPARWQSMRRYRHRHGTDWQDLVEAAFAEPRLRALSPGSSVGRLTFSRRVTPPICTDLPSIRPLGEGRFEVRFADGRVPRADGATAAVAAALAGLPDDAVPHP; translated from the coding sequence ATGACCGAGAGGCTCCCCGTGGGTGCTGCACCGACCGATGTCTCCCATCCGCTGTACACGTACGCGGCCCACTATCCCGACGTGGTGAGGGCGGGCTCCTTGCGGAACGCGCTCCAGGCGGCGGCCGACCGCGCGCGCCGCGGTCTCTGGTACGGGCTCACCTCGTCACCGGGCTGGCGCCATGTGGCGGCGAAGGTGGTGGCCGACGGCCGCGAAGCGACCGTTCTGCTCGTCGGCGCCGACGAACGCACCTTCGTGGTCGACTGCTGGGCCCGTGGCATCCACATGGCGACGGGTCGTACGCAGGACCTGGCGGCGGTCGCCGGCGCGACGGGCTCCTGGGCCGGAGGGGTCAGGGTGCGCGAACTCACGGAGCAGTGGTCCTTCTTGAGCACCTGGGATCTCGCCGAGGCCCATGAGCGCGGCGAGGCCGTACCGGCACGCTGGCAGTCGATGCGCAGGTACAGGCACAGGCACGGGACCGACTGGCAGGACCTGGTCGAGGCCGCCTTCGCAGAACCGAGGCTGCGAGCCCTGTCGCCGGGGTCGTCCGTGGGCCGTCTCACCTTCAGCCGGCGGGTCACGCCGCCCATCTGCACGGACCTGCCGAGCATCCGGCCGCTCGGCGAGGGGCGCTTCGAGGTGAGGTTCGCCGACGGACGGGTACCTCGGGCGGACGGCGCGACGGCGGCCGTCGCGGCGGCCCTGGCCGGTCTGCCCGACGACGCAGTTCCGCATCCGTAG
- a CDS encoding SGNH/GDSL hydrolase family protein — protein MRKTAAAALVVLGLWVTAAAPAPAAAPAPASVTAVPAVETVFIGDSSTANFGIAPTRGPEGCLRSAGNYPVKTVERLASAGVRLDVRGDVSCGGAEIRHVWDAQSLAPSGGGRVAPQAAAIGPDTALVVGSVGGNTAGVASILKQCSRRLRGAEGLLMPADPVDASSPASECPAFFAGEGAEWLEGRMAAVRADLGRMFARVREESPHARVVLVGYPRLVPADTGRCLAEVPGGTEKPFADIGQDALAFLDAGVQRPLDALMREAAEEAGAAFVDLYARTGATTGCDGGRRGVGALLESSEVRYGGRELPWYVHPNRTGRDIQAAAVADAIERLLAERR, from the coding sequence GTGCGCAAGACCGCTGCTGCCGCGCTCGTCGTGCTCGGGCTGTGGGTGACGGCCGCCGCCCCGGCTCCCGCCGCCGCCCCGGCTCCCGCCTCCGTCACCGCCGTGCCCGCGGTGGAGACCGTGTTCATCGGTGACTCCTCCACCGCCAACTTCGGCATCGCCCCCACGCGCGGCCCGGAGGGGTGTCTGCGGTCCGCCGGGAACTACCCGGTCAAGACCGTCGAGCGGCTCGCCTCCGCCGGTGTCCGGCTCGACGTCCGGGGTGACGTGTCCTGCGGGGGTGCCGAGATCCGCCACGTGTGGGACGCGCAGAGCCTCGCGCCGTCCGGTGGGGGGCGGGTCGCCCCGCAGGCTGCCGCGATCGGGCCGGACACCGCGCTGGTGGTCGGCAGCGTCGGCGGCAACACCGCCGGGGTCGCGAGCATCCTCAAGCAGTGCTCCCGACGGCTCAGAGGGGCCGAGGGGTTGCTGATGCCCGCCGATCCGGTGGACGCCTCCTCGCCGGCCTCGGAGTGCCCGGCGTTCTTCGCGGGGGAGGGGGCGGAGTGGCTGGAAGGGCGCATGGCGGCCGTCCGTGCGGACTTGGGCCGGATGTTCGCGCGGGTGCGGGAGGAGTCTCCCCACGCCCGCGTGGTGCTGGTCGGTTACCCCCGGCTGGTGCCCGCCGACACCGGGCGGTGCCTCGCCGAGGTCCCGGGCGGGACGGAGAAGCCGTTCGCCGACATCGGGCAGGACGCCCTGGCGTTCCTCGACGCCGGAGTGCAGCGCCCCCTCGACGCCCTCATGAGGGAGGCGGCCGAGGAGGCGGGGGCGGCCTTCGTCGACCTCTACGCCCGGACCGGCGCCACGACCGGGTGCGACGGCGGCCGGCGCGGTGTCGGCGCCCTGCTGGAGAGCTCCGAGGTGCGGTACGGAGGCCGTGAACTGCCCTGGTACGTCCACCCGAACCGCACCGGCCGCGACATCCAGGCGGCGGCGGTCGCCGACGCCATCGAGCGGCTGCTCGCCGAACGGCGTTGA
- a CDS encoding LCP family protein, whose amino-acid sequence MSGQRRANATPTPSEGRRRRRTGRRTGRWIAIAASVLVLGAAGTGGWMYSHLSGNITGVDVDDALGGDRPEAAAGGQNILVIGSDSREGLGDAYGKNLTTMQSDTLMLLHTGGDGKWASVVSFPRDSWVRIPSCAQGDGPATEPHHFKINEAYAIGGSTGDKAQAAACTIKTVEANTHVRIDHFLIADFRGFTGMVNALGGVEVCPKEDIHDSKAHLDLKAGCQLVRDDKALGYVRARYSIGDGSDIGRIGRQQEFMKSLAARAKSKLYNPTALYGFLDSATKSLTTDPELDGIKPLYSLADSIKGIPADRISFLTVPNYPRERDIPTDKANVSWQQPAARDLFTAMNEDRETLPAALKAAVAELPAAAGTVHVTVLNGTGTRGKAVEVAEALRALGFQIAATGNAPAHVDKTTLTYTPDQADRAKSLAGRLPGLTPTPAAPDTGAGITLVIGPDFPDLTG is encoded by the coding sequence GTGTCAGGACAACGCAGGGCGAACGCCACTCCCACGCCCTCCGAAGGACGGCGCCGACGGCGTACCGGCCGGCGTACGGGACGGTGGATCGCGATAGCCGCGTCCGTCCTCGTCCTGGGCGCGGCGGGTACGGGCGGCTGGATGTACTCCCACCTCAGCGGCAACATCACGGGCGTCGACGTGGACGACGCCCTGGGCGGCGACCGCCCCGAGGCCGCGGCCGGGGGCCAGAACATCCTCGTCATCGGCTCGGACAGCAGAGAGGGACTCGGCGACGCCTACGGCAAGAACCTCACCACGATGCAGTCCGACACCCTGATGCTGCTGCACACCGGCGGGGACGGGAAGTGGGCCTCCGTCGTCTCGTTCCCCCGTGACTCCTGGGTGCGGATACCGTCCTGCGCACAAGGCGACGGCCCCGCCACCGAGCCGCACCACTTCAAGATCAACGAGGCGTACGCCATCGGCGGCTCCACCGGCGACAAGGCCCAGGCCGCCGCCTGCACCATCAAGACCGTCGAAGCCAACACCCATGTGCGCATCGACCACTTCCTGATCGCCGACTTCCGCGGCTTCACCGGAATGGTCAACGCGCTCGGGGGCGTGGAGGTCTGCCCGAAGGAGGACATCCACGACAGCAAGGCCCACCTCGACCTGAAGGCAGGATGCCAACTCGTCCGGGACGACAAGGCCCTGGGCTACGTACGCGCCCGCTACAGCATCGGCGACGGCTCGGACATCGGCCGCATCGGCCGCCAGCAGGAGTTCATGAAGTCCCTGGCCGCCCGCGCCAAGTCCAAGCTGTACAACCCCACCGCGCTGTACGGCTTCCTCGACTCCGCCACCAAGTCGCTGACCACCGACCCGGAACTCGATGGCATCAAGCCCCTCTACAGCCTGGCCGACAGCATCAAGGGCATACCGGCCGACCGGATCTCCTTCCTGACCGTCCCCAACTACCCACGTGAGCGCGACATACCGACGGACAAGGCGAACGTGTCCTGGCAACAGCCCGCGGCCCGGGATCTGTTCACCGCCATGAACGAGGACCGTGAGACGCTACCGGCCGCCCTCAAGGCGGCCGTCGCCGAACTGCCGGCGGCGGCCGGTACGGTCCACGTCACCGTCCTCAACGGAACCGGAACCCGGGGCAAGGCCGTGGAGGTCGCCGAAGCGCTCCGCGCCCTCGGCTTCCAGATCGCGGCCACCGGCAACGCCCCCGCCCACGTCGACAAGACCACGCTCACCTACACCCCGGACCAGGCGGACCGGGCCAAGTCCCTCGCCGGACGCCTGCCCGGCCTCACCCCGACCCCCGCCGCACCGGACACCGGCGCGGGCATCACCCTGGTCATCGGCCCCGACTTCCCGGACCTCACCGGCTGA
- a CDS encoding sensor histidine kinase, translated as MTATGADQEAAGMTTRGYWWWERRRGVALDVGLALFSALECGLEGIQFAQEARLPVPVGVLFGLLAGSVLVLRRRWPIVVVLVSIATTPAEVGFLMGIVGLYSLAASDLPRRITVVLTGMSLVGSFIVTYLRLSRNLVDQASSAVPGDWYAPVVSLFMALGLTAPPLLFGLYIGARRRLMESLRERADSLERELSLLADRAEERAEWARTEERTRIAREMHDVVAHRVSLMVVHAAALQAIAPKDPAKAVRNAALVGDMGRQALTELREMLGVLRSGDTLVAPRTGSGPDAGAGRQPLASVGRAAAAAAAFAADDGPRLGELEELVAQSRQAGMTVELSVQGAPRPYAPQVERTAYRVVQEALTNVHKHAAGAKTWVRLAHREAEVAMQVENGPCDAAVADADLPSGGNGLVGMRERVTGLGGVFVSGPTDAGGFRVSAVLPDGSAAPETEDAPEVVVVAPEVESVPIEVVVPGQGGVREVTGERESGAR; from the coding sequence ATGACCGCAACGGGGGCAGACCAGGAAGCGGCGGGAATGACCACCCGCGGTTACTGGTGGTGGGAACGGCGGCGCGGTGTCGCCCTGGACGTGGGACTGGCACTCTTCTCGGCGCTGGAGTGCGGGCTGGAGGGCATCCAGTTCGCGCAGGAGGCCCGGCTGCCGGTGCCGGTCGGCGTGCTCTTCGGGCTGCTGGCCGGGTCGGTCCTGGTGCTGCGGCGCCGGTGGCCGATCGTCGTGGTGCTGGTGTCGATCGCGACGACCCCCGCCGAGGTCGGCTTCCTGATGGGCATCGTCGGCCTCTACTCGCTCGCCGCGTCCGACCTCCCGCGCAGGATCACCGTCGTCCTGACCGGGATGTCCCTGGTCGGCAGCTTCATCGTGACCTACCTGCGGCTGAGCCGGAACCTCGTCGACCAGGCGTCCTCCGCCGTGCCCGGGGACTGGTACGCCCCCGTCGTCTCCCTCTTCATGGCGCTGGGGCTGACCGCGCCCCCGCTCCTCTTCGGCCTCTACATCGGCGCCCGCCGACGGCTGATGGAGAGCCTGCGCGAACGGGCCGACTCGCTGGAGCGGGAGCTGTCGCTGCTCGCGGACCGGGCCGAGGAGCGCGCGGAGTGGGCGCGTACGGAGGAGCGGACCCGGATCGCCCGGGAGATGCACGACGTGGTCGCGCACCGGGTGAGCCTGATGGTGGTGCACGCGGCGGCGCTCCAGGCCATCGCCCCGAAGGACCCCGCCAAGGCGGTCCGCAACGCCGCGCTCGTCGGGGACATGGGGCGCCAGGCGCTGACCGAGCTGCGCGAGATGCTGGGCGTGCTGCGCAGCGGGGACACCCTGGTCGCGCCGCGTACGGGCTCGGGTCCGGATGCCGGTGCCGGGCGGCAGCCGCTGGCCTCCGTGGGCCGGGCCGCCGCTGCCGCTGCCGCCTTCGCGGCGGACGACGGGCCGCGCCTCGGCGAGCTGGAGGAGTTGGTCGCCCAGTCGCGGCAGGCGGGCATGACCGTGGAGCTGTCCGTGCAGGGTGCCCCCCGCCCGTACGCCCCGCAGGTCGAGCGGACCGCGTACCGGGTGGTGCAGGAGGCGCTGACCAACGTGCACAAGCACGCGGCCGGCGCGAAGACGTGGGTACGGCTCGCGCACCGCGAGGCGGAGGTCGCGATGCAGGTGGAGAACGGCCCCTGCGACGCGGCCGTCGCGGACGCCGATCTGCCGAGCGGCGGCAACGGCCTCGTCGGGATGCGGGAGCGGGTGACCGGACTCGGCGGTGTCTTCGTCTCCGGCCCGACCGACGCGGGCGGCTTCCGGGTGTCGGCGGTGCTGCCGGACGGGTCGGCCGCCCCGGAGACCGAGGACGCCCCGGAGGTCGTCGTGGTGGCGCCCGAGGTGGAGTCGGTACCGATCGAGGTGGTGGTGCCGGGGCAGGGCGGCGTCCGCGAGGTGACGGGCGAGAGGGAGTCCGGGGCGCGGTAG